From a single Larus michahellis chromosome 18, bLarMic1.1, whole genome shotgun sequence genomic region:
- the MED24 gene encoding mediator of RNA polymerase II transcription subunit 24 isoform X4: MKVVNLKQAILQAWKERWSDYQWAINMKRFFPRGATWDILNLAEALLEQAMIGPSPNPLILSYLKYAISSQMVSYSTVLTAISKFDDFSRDLCVQSLLEIMDMFCDRLSCHGKAEECIGLCRALMSALNWLLRCAAFYAEKVKETLEQAAAESQLKMCLERLGKMLGSTKNRALIHIAKLEETSSWSTVEQSLIKLGENLNSLGNSPLRSRAEDCISLIKSIPTMLSVHSEQLNKTGFPTVHAVVLLEGTMNLTGETQPLVEQLMMVKRMQRIPSPLFVLEIWKACFVGLIESPEGTEELKWTAFTFLKIPQVLVKLKKYPQGEKDFTEDVNCAFEFLLKLTPLLDKADQRCNCNCMDLLLQECSKQGLLSEANMDNLIDKRAADREHAPHLKSAENANIQPNPGLILRAEPTVTNILKTMDADHSKSPEGLLGVLGHMLSGKSLDLLLAAAAATGKLKSFARKFIKLNEFTKQINGESSKGASVRALLFDISFLMLCHVAQTYGSEVILSESSPAGEVPFFETWMLTCMPEEGKILNPDHPCFRPDSTKVESLVALLNNSSEMKLVQMKWHEACLSISAAILEILNAWENGVLTFESIQKITDNIKGKVCSMAVCAVAWLVAHVRMLGLDEREKSLQMIRQLATPLYGENTLQFYNERVVIMSSILEHMCADVLQQTATQIKFPSMGMDTIPYWNLLPPKKPIKEVLTSVFTKVLEKGWVDSHSIHIFDTLLHMGGVYWFCNNLVKELLKETRKEHTLRAVELLYAIFCLDMQQLTLTLLGHILPNLLTDSSKWHTLMDPPGKALAKLSVWCALSSYSSHNKGQASTRQKKRHREDIEDYISLFPLDDTQPSKLMRLLSSNEEDSNILSSPNRSMSTSLSASQLHTVSMRDPLNRVLANLFLLISSILGAKTAGTHTQFVQWFMEECVDCLEQGSRGSILQFMPFTMVSELVKVSTMSSPKIVLAITDLSLPLGRRVAAKAIAAL, encoded by the exons ATGAAGGTGGTGAACCTGAAGCAGGCCATCCTGCAGGCCTGGAAGGAGAGATGGAGCGACTATCAGTGGGCCATAAATATGAAGCGGTTCTTCCCCCGCGGAGCCACCTGGGATATCCTCAACCTGGCAG AGGCTCTTCTCGAGCAGGCGATGATCGGGCCGTCACCGAACCCACTCATCTTGTCCTACCTGAAATACGCTATCAGCTCCCAG ATGGTGTCTTATTCCACGGTCCTGACGGCCATCAGCAAG TTTGATGACTTCTCCCGGGACCTGTGTGTCCAGTCGCTGCTGGAGATCATGGACATGTTCTGCGACCGCCTCAG ctgccaTGGCAAAGCAGAGGAGTGCATCGGCCTCTGCCGGGCGCTGATGAGTGCCCTCAACTGGCTCCTGCGCTGCGCGGCCTTCTACGCTGAGAAGGTGAAGGAGAcgctggagcaggcagcagcagagagccagCTGAAGATGTGTCTGGAGCGGCTGGGGAAGATGCTCGGCAGCACCAAGAACCGTGCTCTGATCCACATCGCAAAGCTGGAGGAGACGT cctcctggaGCACCGTGGAGCAGTCCCTCATCAAGCTGGGGGAGAACCTGAACAGCCTCGGCAACTCCCCGCTGCGAAGCCGGGCTGAAGACTGCATCTCCCTCATCAAGAG CATCCCCACCATGCTCTCAGTCCACTCCGAGCAGCTGAACAAGACCGGCTTCCCCACCGTGCATgccgtggtgctgctggaggggacCATGAACCTCACAGGAGAGACCCAGCCGCTGGTGGAGCAGCTGATGATGGTGAAGAGGATGCAG CGCATCCCCTCCCCGCTTTTCGTGCTGGAGATCTGGAAGGCCTGTTTTGTTGGCCTCATCGAGTCCCCAGAGGGCACGGAGGAGCTGAAGTGGACAGCCTTCACCTTCTTGAAG ATCCCCCAGGTCCTGGTTAAGCTCAAGAAGTATCCCCAAGGGGAGAAG GACTTCACCGAGGATGTGAACTGTGCTTTCGAGTTCCTGCTGAAGCTGACCCCCCTGCTCGACAAAGCAGATCAGCGATGCAA ctGCAACTGCATggatctgctgctgcaggagtgcAGCAAGCAGGGGCTGCTTTCAGAGGCCAACATGGACAACCTGATTGACAAACG GGCAGCGGACAGAGAACACGCTCCGCACTTGAAATCGGCAGAGAATGCCAACATCCAGCCAAACCCGGGGCTCATCCTGAGGGCCGAGCCGACTGTCACCAACATCCTGAAG ACCATGGATGCGGATCACTCCAAGTCCCCTGAGGGCTTGCTGGGGGTCTTGGGTcacatgctgtctgggaagaGCCTGGacttgctgctggcagcagcagcagcgacggGCAAGCTGAAATCCTTTGCTCGGAAGTTCATCAA GCTGAATGAATTCACGAAGCAGATCAACGGAGAAAGCT CCAAAGGAGCCTCCGTTCGGGCCCTGCTCTTTGACATCTCTTTCCTCATGCTGTGCCATGTGGCCCAGACCTACGGCTCCGAG GTGATCCTGTCGGAGTCGAGCCCGGCGGGCGAGGTGCCCTTCTTTGAGACCTGGATGCTGACCTGCATGCCTGAGGAGGGGAAGATCCTCAACCCCGACCACCCCTGCTTCCGCCCCGACTCCACCAAAGTGGAGTCCCTGGTCGCCCTCCTCAACAACTCCTCCGAGATGAAGCTGGT GCAGATGAAATGGCACGAGGCATGTTTGAGCATCTCAGCCGCCATCCTGGAGATCCTCAACGCCTGGGAGAACGGCGTCCTCACCTTTGAGTCCATCCAG AAAATCACAGACAACATCAAGGGGAAGGTGTGCAGCATGGCGGTGTGCGCGGTGGCCTGGCTGGTGGCTCACGTCCGCATGCTGGGCTTGGATGAGCGGGAGAAGTCCCTGCAGATGATCCGGCAGCTGGCCACCCCCCTGTACGGCGAGAACACGCTGCAGTTCTACAATGAGCG CGTGGTGATCATGAGCTCCATCCTGGAGCACATGTGCGCAGACGTCCTGCAGCAGACGGCCACGCAGATCAAGTTCCCCTCCATGGGCATGGACACCATCCCCTATTGGAACCTGCTGCCCCCCAAGAAGCCCATCAAGGAGGTGCTGACGAGTGTGTTCACCAAAGTGCTGGAGAAAGGCTGGGTCGACAGCCACTCCATCCACATCTTTGACACCCTGCTGCACATGGGGGGCGTCTACTGGTTCTGCAACAACCTGGTCAAg gagctgctgaaggagaCGCGGAAGGAGCACACGCTGCGGGCCGTGGAGCTGCTCTATGCCATCTTCTGCCTGGACATGCAGCAGCTGACGCTGACCCTGCTGGGCCACATCCTGCCCAACCTGCTCACGGACTCCTCCAAGTGGCACACCCTCATGGACCCGCCGGGAAAGGCTCTGGCCAA gctCTCCGTCTGGTGTGCCCTGAGCTCCTACTCCTCCCACAACAAGGGCCAGGCGTCCACCAGGCAGAAGAAGAGGCACCGAGAGGATATTGAG gattaCATCAGCCTCTTCCCGCTGGATGACACACAGCCCTCCAAGCTCATGCGCCTGCTGAGCTCCAATGAGGAAGACTCCAACATCCTCTCCAGCCCCA ATCGCTCGATGAGCACCTCGCTCTCCGCCTCCCAGCTTCACACCGTCAGCATGAGGGACCCGCTGAACAGGGTGCTAG CAAACCTCTTCCTGCTCATCTCTTCCATCTTGGGGGCCAAGACGGCCGGCACCCACACCCAGTTTGTCCAGTGGTTCATGGAGGAGTGTGTGGActgcctggagcagggcagccgcgGCAGCATCCTCCAGTTCATGCCCTTCACCATG GTTTCGGAGCTGGTGAAAGTGTCCACCATGTCCAGTCCCAAAATCGTCCTGGCCATCACGGATCTCAGCCTGCCCCTGGGCCGCCGTGTCGCTGCCAAGGCCATTGCTGCGCTGTGA